The following nucleotide sequence is from Clostridia bacterium.
CGGCCGCAGCCAGAGCCAGAGCGAGTCCGACAATGGCTACCAGGAAGCGTACCCACGCTTCGTACTCCACGCTAGACAAGACCTTCGACAACACGGACTTGAGCCACGCCGACATGCTGACTACATCATTACCGATTTCGGGGCGGATTGCGAAGAGCAATGCGTGGAGAGTTTATTCAGGGAAGGCCTATTCAGGATCTGCGACGCGTGCTCCGCGATGCGTAAGACGGTGCAGCCAGGCTTTGGCGTGCAGCTCTGCATGATTGATGTGCGCGGCGATTCGCGGGAAGCGATTGCGTAGCCCTTGCAGCAGATTGTGCGCCCAGGCGCACTCTGTCGAAAGGATTATAAGGCCGATGAGCAGGAACAATATTCCCTGCAGGACCGGCAGAACCAATCCAGCGATACCAAGGATGATAAACATCCACCCTACGGAGATGATTAAAACGCGTTTGGCTCGAGATCTCATTTGCTGTGTTGTTGGATGCGGCGCGATTTCAATGTACGGCACTAATTTTCGCGTGCATCCGCTGAAGTCCGCCTGTAGCGCAGCCTTTCGATGCACACTGTAACGTCCTTAAAAGCACGCGACGACATCTTATCGAGACTACCACGAGACTTTATCCGGTCACGGTGACGCATAGCCGGGTCCGGCTATGTCTCCCAAATTTCTGCTCGGGGCGGTCCGGCTGAGCCAGTCAATCAGGATTCGGTTGAATTCCTCAGGCGCTTCTTCGTACGGAAGGTGACCGACACCGGGCATGACGACGAGTTCGGCATCTCTCATGTGCAGCTTTAGCTTTGCCGCGGAAGTTACAGGAACAGCGCTGTCCTGATCTCCCCAGACAAGCAGCGTTGGCGCCAGAATGATCGCGGCTTTCTCCTTCAATTTCGCGAGGTCGCCGTGCCAGTGCTTGACTATGTCCAGCACATAATCCACGGTGCCCGGAGTCCGTATTGGCGCGTCATAACCTTGGCGCGTTGCGCGAGTCACCTTGGCGGGATCGGCGTACATACGTTCCAGCATGAGCCCGCGT
It contains:
- a CDS encoding PGPGW domain-containing protein, yielding MRSRAKRVLIISVGWMFIILGIAGLVLPVLQGILFLLIGLIILSTECAWAHNLLQGLRNRFPRIAAHINHAELHAKAWLHRLTHRGARVADPE